The Thermotoga sp. genome has a window encoding:
- a CDS encoding 2-oxoacid:acceptor oxidoreductase family protein, which translates to MTEPVSIRIAGISGQGNILAGLILSKALVYEGKWVIQTQSYTAQVRGDVSYCDVLFDDNPIDYPEAEYFDVACMMHQKAMDELYRSIKVNGVLLLDQTLVKNIPDFVRRITRKILFVPATEKAISSFNAPLVSNMIMVGVLAKVCNIVKLESLKRSLRDHIKRSLWEINLRALEMGYNMFEKQFKIKTERVWKRLAAGFE; encoded by the coding sequence ATGACCGAACCCGTGTCTATCAGGATAGCGGGAATCAGTGGGCAGGGAAACATCCTGGCCGGTTTGATACTCTCAAAGGCCCTCGTTTATGAGGGAAAATGGGTTATCCAGACACAGTCTTACACAGCTCAAGTAAGAGGGGATGTGAGTTACTGTGATGTGCTGTTCGACGACAATCCCATAGATTATCCGGAAGCCGAGTACTTCGACGTTGCGTGTATGATGCACCAGAAAGCGATGGACGAGCTCTATCGTTCGATCAAAGTGAACGGAGTATTGTTGCTGGATCAAACGCTGGTGAAAAACATCCCCGATTTTGTGAGAAGGATCACCCGAAAGATACTGTTTGTCCCTGCAACGGAGAAAGCCATATCGAGTTTCAACGCCCCGTTGGTCTCTAACATGATAATGGTGGGAGTGCTTGCGAAGGTTTGCAACATAGTGAAACTGGAATCTCTGAAGAGATCGCTGAGAGATCATATAAAAAGATCTCTATGGGAGATAAACTTGAGAGCTCTGGAAATGGGTTACAACATGTTCGAAAAGCAGTTCAAGATAAAGACAGAGAGGGTGTGGAAAAGGCTTGCGGCGGGATTCGAGTAA
- a CDS encoding 2-oxoacid:ferredoxin oxidoreductase subunit beta produces MRVRKLISYLRPGRWPSVWCPGCGNGIVLKAFLDAVDSLSFPKEKVAVISGIGCSSRATGYLDFNTLHTLHGRAIAFATGVKLAKPEFEVIVMGGDGDIVSIGGNHFIHACRRNIDITVIIFNNMIYGMTGGQVSSTTPIYHQTTTTPMGSFVEPLDVVELALSAGATFVARSTVYHYDHLVEILKKALKHKGISVVDVLTNCHTYFGRYNGMPEPYQMMEYLKNNTCFLERPEEGKIKIGIFRDEEKDDFLAVYRRLTRREGAME; encoded by the coding sequence ATGAGAGTAAGAAAACTCATCTCCTATCTGAGACCAGGTAGATGGCCCAGTGTCTGGTGTCCGGGGTGTGGAAACGGAATAGTCCTGAAAGCCTTTCTGGATGCAGTGGACTCCCTATCCTTTCCAAAAGAGAAGGTGGCAGTTATCTCTGGTATTGGATGTTCATCGCGGGCAACGGGATATCTTGATTTCAACACGCTCCATACACTCCACGGAAGAGCAATAGCTTTCGCGACTGGTGTGAAGCTGGCAAAACCCGAGTTTGAAGTGATAGTCATGGGAGGAGACGGAGACATCGTATCTATAGGGGGGAACCATTTCATTCACGCCTGCAGGCGGAACATAGACATAACCGTCATTATCTTCAACAACATGATCTACGGTATGACTGGGGGACAGGTTTCCTCTACCACCCCTATTTATCACCAGACTACCACCACTCCAATGGGTTCGTTCGTGGAGCCACTCGATGTGGTTGAATTAGCCCTTTCGGCCGGGGCTACCTTCGTTGCGAGAAGTACCGTGTATCACTACGATCATCTCGTTGAAATCTTGAAGAAGGCACTCAAGCATAAAGGAATATCCGTGGTCGACGTTCTGACAAATTGTCACACTTACTTTGGAAGGTATAACGGGATGCCAGAGCCCTATCAAATGATGGAGTACCTCAAAAACAACACTTGTTTTCTCGAGCGGCCTGAGGAAGGTAAAATAAAAATAGGGATCTTCCGTGATGAAGAAAAAGACGATTTCCTGGCGGTTTACAGACGATTGACAAGACGAGAGGGTGCGATGGAATGA
- a CDS encoding cytidine/deoxycytidylate deaminase family protein gives MKDRLVGYLNNLKMEKKPDNRESWDSYFMRIARMVSERSTCVHRKVGAVIVKDHRILATGYNQPPSKFPHCNEIGCIRDDLDINSGEHQEICYALHAEQNALMQAAKFGIAVNGATIYVTHKPCSICARLLVNAGIKRVVYEEDYPDPLTDFFFKLTGVESVHFEGERT, from the coding sequence GTGAAGGATAGATTGGTGGGGTATCTGAACAATCTGAAAATGGAGAAAAAACCAGACAATAGAGAATCCTGGGACTCCTACTTTATGCGTATAGCCAGGATGGTCAGTGAAAGATCGACCTGTGTCCATAGAAAAGTGGGTGCTGTGATCGTGAAAGACCACCGAATTCTTGCCACCGGGTACAACCAGCCCCCTTCGAAATTCCCCCACTGCAACGAAATAGGGTGTATTCGTGATGATTTGGACATAAATTCTGGAGAACATCAGGAGATCTGTTACGCACTTCATGCAGAGCAGAACGCCCTCATGCAAGCTGCCAAATTCGGTATAGCGGTAAATGGTGCCACCATCTACGTGACACATAAACCGTGTTCGATCTGTGCAAGGCTTCTGGTGAACGCAGGTATAAAGCGGGTCGTCTATGAAGAGGATTACCCGGACCCTCTGACAGACTTTTTTTTCAAACTCACCGGGGTGGAGAGTGTCCACTTTGAAGGTGAAAGGACATGA
- a CDS encoding P-II family nitrogen regulator, producing the protein MFRQSFEDRHPVGAISVHGVNGAWRTQKGYVETYRGEIEEVNLLKKVMLLIAINEDFVEPTIEAIQKGTRVGNIGNGKIFVLDLLDCIRIGTGKKGWEAIG; encoded by the coding sequence ATTTTTCGACAAAGTTTTGAAGATCGACACCCCGTCGGTGCCATATCTGTCCACGGTGTCAACGGTGCCTGGAGAACGCAAAAAGGCTATGTAGAGACGTATCGAGGTGAAATAGAAGAAGTGAACCTTCTCAAGAAAGTAATGCTTTTGATAGCGATCAACGAAGATTTTGTTGAACCAACCATTGAGGCGATTCAAAAGGGAACAAGAGTAGGGAACATAGGAAACGGAAAAATTTTCGTTCTGGATTTACTGGACTGCATCAGAATCGGAACGGGAAAGAAGGGGTGGGAAGCCATAGGATGA
- a CDS encoding thymidine kinase, giving the protein MAGKLTVITGPMYSGKTTELLSFVEIYRLGRKEVAVFKPEIDNRYHSTMIVSHSGDGVEAFAIKKSKEILEYIDQKTKGVFIDEVQFFDTELFDVVKELLDKGIDVFCAGLDLTHKQNPFETTSLLLSLADTVIKKKAVCHRCGEYNATLTLKIAGGEEEIDVGGQEKYIAVCRNCYNTLKG; this is encoded by the coding sequence ATGGCAGGCAAGTTGACTGTAATCACAGGTCCCATGTACTCGGGAAAAACGACCGAGCTTCTTTCCTTCGTAGAGATATACAGGCTGGGAAGAAAAGAAGTCGCCGTTTTCAAACCGGAGATCGACAATAGATATCACTCAACGATGATCGTTTCTCACTCTGGTGATGGCGTGGAAGCGTTCGCAATAAAAAAATCCAAAGAAATACTGGAGTACATCGATCAAAAAACCAAAGGAGTTTTTATAGACGAAGTACAGTTTTTTGACACCGAACTGTTCGACGTGGTAAAGGAGCTTCTGGATAAAGGAATCGATGTGTTCTGTGCAGGACTCGATCTTACTCATAAGCAGAATCCCTTTGAAACAACCTCTCTTCTACTCAGTCTCGCGGACACTGTGATCAAGAAGAAAGCGGTTTGTCATCGATGCGGCGAATACAACGCTACACTCACATTGAAGATAGCAGGTGGTGAAGAGGAAATCGACGTTGGTGGGCAGGAAAAGTACATAGCGGTCTGCAGGAATTGTTACAACACGCTCAAAGGATGA
- a CDS encoding HAMP domain-containing sensor histidine kinase produces the protein MLSVTNEKRAFRKTHLIWTLIFTLSIVFVVAAAAGAVFIVEKNRITRQFDGDLIKTAEFIERRLKAPGMMKMLRMMGGLNPIFVPRGEAFQFLFPSGEVFLEVGEQLDTPEVPVKEGFSTEGNYRVFTKRIDLGDTVIFLRVGRDISDLMERSRRLLSMYLLLLVLTAGSAWIFGYFISRLALLPVRNAYDSLKRFSMDASHELKTPLSVLKTSLDVLKYQENVPDEVKNKLSIMEKNVEKMKKQVEQLLLLVRSGETFKNAVKERINLREFLGEIVEAFVPRAEAKGLKLKIECPDSLFVEVEKDVLRVVLENLIDNAIKFTEKGEVIVGAHDDGRLTIYVKDTGPGIPKREQKKIFERFYRLSRNTEGSGLGLSIVKELATRLKAKIILESEEGKGSTFKLIL, from the coding sequence ATGTTGTCCGTGACGAATGAGAAAAGGGCTTTCAGGAAAACTCATCTCATATGGACTCTCATCTTTACGCTTTCTATTGTCTTTGTTGTCGCGGCAGCCGCGGGTGCCGTTTTCATCGTGGAGAAGAACAGAATCACCAGGCAGTTCGACGGTGACCTGATAAAAACAGCAGAGTTCATCGAAAGAAGACTCAAAGCACCCGGAATGATGAAGATGCTCCGTATGATGGGAGGATTGAATCCCATATTCGTTCCTCGCGGGGAGGCTTTCCAGTTTCTATTTCCATCGGGTGAGGTGTTTCTGGAAGTCGGTGAACAGTTAGATACCCCTGAAGTACCTGTAAAGGAAGGGTTCTCCACAGAAGGAAACTACAGGGTGTTCACAAAGAGGATCGATTTGGGAGACACTGTCATCTTTCTGAGAGTGGGAAGAGACATATCGGACCTTATGGAGCGTAGTAGGAGGCTTCTGTCCATGTATCTTCTTTTGCTTGTTCTCACGGCGGGAAGTGCCTGGATATTCGGGTATTTTATTTCAAGACTGGCACTGCTTCCCGTGAGAAATGCCTACGATAGTTTAAAGAGGTTTTCGATGGACGCTTCTCACGAGTTGAAAACACCTCTTTCCGTTCTGAAAACCAGCCTCGATGTACTAAAATACCAGGAAAACGTGCCTGACGAAGTGAAAAATAAGCTCTCGATCATGGAAAAGAACGTAGAAAAGATGAAAAAACAGGTTGAGCAGCTTCTTCTTCTTGTGAGAAGCGGTGAGACGTTCAAGAACGCTGTGAAGGAAAGGATAAACCTCAGAGAGTTCCTGGGTGAGATAGTGGAAGCGTTTGTGCCGAGAGCAGAAGCAAAGGGCCTGAAACTGAAAATCGAGTGTCCGGACAGTCTGTTCGTGGAAGTAGAAAAAGACGTCTTGAGGGTTGTGCTGGAAAACCTGATAGACAATGCTATAAAATTCACGGAAAAAGGAGAGGTGATCGTCGGTGCCCATGATGATGGCAGGTTAACGATATACGTGAAAGACACGGGACCTGGAATACCGAAGAGGGAACAGAAGAAGATTTTCGAGAGGTTCTACAGGCTTTCTCGAAACACAGAGGGATCTGGCCTTGGCCTTTCTATAGTGAAGGAACTCGCCACTAGACTGAAAGCAAAAATAATTCTGGAAAGTGAAGAAGGCAAAGGCAGTACGTTCAAGCTCATCCTTTGA
- a CDS encoding response regulator transcription factor has product MRVLLVEDEKDLANLIAEALRREMFTVDVCYDGEEGMYMALNETFDVVILDVLLPIHDGWEILKAMREKGINTPVLMLTALSDVEYRVKGLNMGADDYLPKPFDLRELIARVKALVRRKTENKNMKLVCGDLILDTATKKAFRGGREISLTRKEYQILEYLMMNKNRVVTKEELQEHLWSFDDSVFSDTLRSHIKNLRKKIDRGFKKSIIHTVRGIGYVVRDE; this is encoded by the coding sequence ATGAGGGTACTTCTGGTTGAAGATGAAAAGGACCTCGCGAATTTGATCGCTGAGGCTTTGAGGAGAGAAATGTTTACAGTCGACGTCTGCTACGACGGTGAAGAGGGAATGTATATGGCTTTGAACGAAACCTTCGACGTGGTAATTCTGGATGTCTTACTTCCTATTCATGATGGCTGGGAAATCCTTAAGGCCATGAGGGAAAAGGGTATAAACACACCTGTTTTGATGCTCACGGCTCTTTCGGATGTGGAGTACCGTGTGAAGGGTCTCAACATGGGAGCCGACGATTACCTCCCAAAGCCTTTCGATCTCAGAGAGCTCATCGCTCGAGTGAAAGCTCTGGTCAGAAGGAAAACGGAGAACAAAAACATGAAGCTGGTCTGTGGAGATCTGATTCTGGATACGGCTACCAAGAAAGCCTTCAGAGGAGGAAGGGAGATATCTCTTACAAGGAAGGAGTACCAGATACTGGAGTATCTCATGATGAACAAAAACAGAGTGGTTACAAAGGAGGAGTTACAGGAGCACCTCTGGAGTTTTGATGACTCTGTCTTTTCTGATACGCTCAGGAGTCACATAAAAAATTTGAGAAAGAAGATAGACAGAGGTTTCAAAAAGAGCATCATCCACACGGTGAGGGGAATCGGTTATGTTGTCCGTGACGAATGA